The following DNA comes from Salvelinus namaycush isolate Seneca chromosome 39, SaNama_1.0, whole genome shotgun sequence.
CGCAACAGATGTTTACTCCTCATCTAAGCTGACAGGAATTGACGGTGTGCGTTTTTTGGAgtgttttcacacacacacacacacacacacacacacacacacacacacacacacacacacacacacacacacacacacacacacacacacacacacacacacacacacacacacacacacacacacacacacactcttctgtttctctctcctaaGAGAATAAACATATTCAGATGAGATCATGGAGTTCCaagaaactctctctctctctctctctctctctctctctctctctctctctctctctctctctctctctctctctctctctctctgtctgtctgtctgtctgtctgtctgtctgtctgtctctctctctctctctctctctctctctctctctctctctctctctctctgtctctctctctcagttttcCCACACACAAGGTAAATGTACAtactcacacagtcacacacaaagTTGTGGGGAGTCACTTCATAACCACACCACTAGACCAGAGACATTCAAACATGAACTTCAAAGGTATGTAAAGGGTGTGAGAGTTGTACGTTTGTCAGTAAACACGCCTCATGTTGACCTCAACGCCAGTCCTATTCCAGAGAAAGTCTATTCTATCATTTTTTGACTCAACCACAGAATTCTCTGAAAGTTCTGTGTGGTTATCGCCTAATGACGGAAACTCAACCATAAccacacccctcacacacacgcacattgaAAAGAGCTTGAACTTGATTGAACCGCCTCTGTGAAGGAAAGGTCATGGGACGTACTAAACGGTCCCAGGTGGTCAGGGAGAATGCATTGGAAATCCCCTATAGTGCTGAAGCCAGAGTTTGCAGTAAGAAGATGTGCATGTACCTAAACAAAATAAGTGTTGACCTTTTGGGGCCAGTCAGTGGTTCCATTGAACTTACAGGGGCTCGCAGAAAGGATAATACGGTCACAGCTTGTCAGGGAGAAATCATTGGAAATCACCTATAGTGGGAGCTAGAGTTGGCGGAGGATGGGGCATTTTTACATGTACGTCAACAATTAACCTAATGACATTAAATTCTGACGGGGGAAGCTGATGTATGGATGTAAACCACTGCTCTTTAGGTCATGTTTGGGACTTTGCATCAACGATTCAAACAGAGGGGGCCCTTTTTCTCGCCAAGGATATGACTGATCTGCATACCCTGTCATGGGCACAGGGTAATCTAGGTTAACCTAGAACTAAAATATTGAGTAATTTGATCGCATCCTCAATAATGTTATgtagtctgtccacgagagattagggACAGGGTAGCCAGCCTACAGACTTCTTACCATCAACAAATCCTTGGCTTTGTGTGCCATCACTACTGAGAGATTTCCCTGTACATTTCTGGTGATTTTTGATATGGCCATATTTCATTCATGTACCCGTATAGTAAATAGTACAATAATACAATAATCATTACCTGTTACTTGATTGTAGATTTTACCcagcatgctttctggtaagtaaGTCTTGGACAAGTAAGGCTTGTTCCCGTGTCAGAACAGCCCATATAGCAGGAGCCTACCgcctgtttctgtagcatgagacagcttgatgtacaagtacaccatCTAAACAGGATGCTTGCTTTCTGGTGCTGACCTACAAATCCCCCCTGTGACCATGTGAATGTGGACGTTCAACATTGAATGTGCCCAGATCAGCAGTAAAGCATATGTGGCCACAGGGAAGAGCCAGACTCCCAAAGCCTACCTCCCCATTGTCTCTCACCCTGAACAAAACCAGCCAGGGCCTCTCCCCCCATGTGGATGAGACCAGGCTGGGctgaagagagagcagagaggggcaGCGCCTGGCTGGATGTAAGGTTGGTGTGTTTATTAGTGTTTGGCGTTGTGGTTATATTTTGGCTAGAAAGTAGTTTGGTTGAAGAGAGAGGCTGGGCAGTGGCTTGCAAGCTGTTAGGTCGGTGTGTTGATCAGTGTTTAGATTCGCAACAAATGATTTTGGTTAGAATGTGGTTTGATTAGAAGGGTTGCTGATTGttggactgttggagctaggaacacaagcattttgctacacctgcaataacattttttattattttatttcacctttatttaaccaggtaagctagttgagaacaagttctcatttacaattgcgacctggccaagatgaagtaaagcagtgtgacacaaaaaacaacacagagtttcacatggaataaacaagcgtacagtcaataacacaatagaaaaaaaagaaagtctatatacagtgtgtgcaaatggcgtgaggaggtatggcaataaataggccatagtagcgaagtaattacagtttagcaaattaacactggagtgatagatgagcagatgatgatgtgcaagtagtgatactggtgtgcataagagcagaaaagtaaataaaaacaatatggggatgaggtaggtagattgggtgggctatttacagatcgactatgtacagctgcattgatcggtaagctgctcagatagctgatgtttaaagttagtgagggaaatataagtctccagcttcagcaatttttgcaatttgttccagtcattggcagcagagaactggaaggaaaggcggccaaagtaggtgttggctttggggacgaccagtgagatatacctgctggagcacgtgctacgggtggtgttgttatcgtgaccagtgagctgagataaggcggagctttacctagctgGCCCTCGctatgaatatgtagcgagggtcAGCCACAGtagtgggtggtataaggggctttggtgacaaaacggatggcaatgtgatagactgcatccagtttgctgagtagagtattggaagctattttgtaaatgacatcgccgaagtcgaggatcggtcggatagtcagttttacgagggtatgtgaccaatacaatttgatttgatttgactgttaATGTGATACAATTTCTCTGGCTAGATGTTGCTGTTTGGCTAGTGGTCAGTCAGTGGCCCTATTTTGATGGTTTGGTTGGAGTGCTGATGTTTTATGGGCATCGTTGTGATACAGTTAGACGATGATGACTGAAGAGGAGACTACTTCCTGTGACGTCATCATGACAGCTGTCAAAGAAGTGAGTGTTTGGCCTGATTTCAGAACTATGTGTGTCATCTGTGGCAAATCCTTAATGCACCACCCAATGCTCTTCATTATATAGCCTCTAAAAAATGTATTGATGTTACTCTATCTGTTGATGTTGCAGGACTCACATGAGAGGATCATGTCCAGACAAGACCAAGAGGAAAAGCTCACTATTAGAGACTGGTACAGTATGGTGAGTGTGTGAGAATGTTTACTGTTGTTTATGTCCTAAATagtaacctattccctatatagtgcattacccCAAAactagtccactatatagggtatagggtctCATTTCAAATGCAGAAAGTTGGAAAAGTGAGGAGTGAATGTTATTGTTAAACCACATGTATGTCACTCCTGAGCCGACTCTACTGTTTGAATGAGAAATTAGTTTTTATGCATCCCCTCCAGTGTGTGACTCTCCAGCAGCAGGAGCTGAGGCTGTCTGAGGGCTCTTACAGACCTCCAGGCCAAGCCCAGTCCTTCCTGGCCCAGCAGAGGCAGTCCACCCAGGCCAGGAGCAGGAGAGGCATGGGGCTCTCTCCCAAGCTACAGCCCagataggagggagagatggagggagaggtccCTCTGTTGAGGATGGTGGGATTGACACTGGATGGACAAGGAACGTTGGAAGAGGATGTTGATGGGATTTTTGTGGCTGTTTAAAAAAATCTTGGATGTTAAAAAAACTATTTTGTGTAACATTGGCGCCACCTGTTGGTCAAATGGTATTGGTGTTCGTTTTTTGTCCATCTCAGGTTGAATCTAAAAGTAAAAGGAATAGATAGGACAGTAAAGGACTATCACTATTACAATGTGTTGCCAATGGATTTTTGCGCTTCGAATAAAATATCAACATGACTTACAGTATAGCGCTCATTTTCTCCAGATTTAATTTGACTGTATTGTCTCACATATCTGCTGTCATCACAAGCTATTGTGTCTCATAGCAACAGAAATGGAACTATGGCAAGAAAGATTTGTCTTTTCTTTTTATTTACCTCAGTATAATTCATAACAACGTAACAAGGTGAAAAATCATTCATCTAAAGTAAATGTACAGTGTAAGATTGGTGAACACAGTGAAAGCTGCAGCCCAACCTTGCAGCATCTGGGTGGATTGTTTAGTAGGATGAACTTCATGCAGATGATCTATAGACCAGTGATTTTTCATGAACATACTACAGTGACATATGACCTAGCTTTTCAGTGTGGTGTGTTGGTCCCAGTTGGACAGAAGTGTGCATGTTCTCCCTTACTCATAGTCCGATtctgaaatggcatcctattccctaagtagtgcactaattttggcTAGAACAGGGTGCAGTTTGTAGTTTCGGAGCCGATGGGGACTCTGACCCCATGCTGACGCTCCTATGACGCTGTGGGGCTCTGTAGGACGGCACGGTGAGGAAAGACATCTTAGCTCCACCAATGGGCGGCTTGGGAATGGCGGGGATCACTGTGCTCTGCTCTGTGATTGGTTCAGAGATGAAAAGGTCTCGGGTGGAGCAGGCTGTGGAACGGGGGTGGATGATGCTGGGGGCTAGGGGGCTGGAGGGGGTTGTCGAGGCTGGTCTGGGTTTCTTATCCTGGGGTTGTCTGATGGATGTTTGGCCTCGGTCTCTGGAAGGCTGGAGGGGTGATGGGAGCAGTAGCATGCGGCTTTGAATAtctcctgtcacctcagtgttcccttcctccatcttctctttctctgccccCTTCTGGGTGTTcccctcatcctcttcttcttcctcatcTTCTTCCATAATCTCTTCCTGGCTTTGAAGGGCGTCCCCACATCTCTCCACCCCAACCCCAAACTGTACCTCCATGAGGGGGGTCCTAGCATTAAACACCCCTCCACAACTACATATGGTACTCTGAGTATCCTGACCCAAAACAGACGGCAGCGACCCCCCAGACGGCCCC
Coding sequences within:
- the LOC120032889 gene encoding protein Hook homolog 2-like, encoding MMTEEETTSCDVIMTAVKEDSHERIMSRQDQEEKLTIRDWYSMCVTLQQQELRLSEGSYRPPGQAQSFLAQQRQSTQARSRRGMGLSPKLQPR